In the Paludisphaera rhizosphaerae genome, one interval contains:
- a CDS encoding cytidine deaminase, whose amino-acid sequence MISDDEIDRLLAAAKEAAARAYCPYSKFRVGAAVLTESGAIVAGCNVENASYGLTICAERNAVFRLVGSGERPEIRAVLIYTPTTTPTAPCGACRQVLNEFGPSCEVVCRCDGPDEIRTTLDKLLPSAFGPRNLS is encoded by the coding sequence ATGATCTCCGACGACGAGATCGACCGGCTGCTGGCGGCTGCGAAGGAAGCGGCCGCCAGAGCCTATTGCCCTTACAGCAAGTTCCGCGTCGGAGCGGCCGTCCTCACTGAGTCCGGCGCGATCGTCGCGGGCTGCAACGTCGAGAACGCCTCGTACGGTCTCACGATCTGCGCCGAACGGAACGCTGTGTTTCGTCTGGTCGGTTCGGGCGAACGTCCCGAGATCCGCGCCGTGCTGATTTACACGCCGACGACGACGCCGACAGCACCCTGCGGCGCCTGCCGCCAGGTGCTCAACGAGTTCGGCCCGAGCTGCGAGGTCGTCTGCCGCTGCGACGGTCCGGACGAAATCAGGACGACCCTCGACAAGCTCCTCCCGTCGGCGTTCGGCCCGCGCAACCTGAGTTGA
- a CDS encoding NADPH-dependent assimilatory sulfite reductase hemoprotein subunit, which yields MSEANGGSQKPKLSKNEGLKAASGYLKQILAEEIHNDQPSFSDDAGQILKFHGSYMQDDRDQRPRLKREKKEYAYSVMIRVRMVGGRMTAHQYLVCDEIRRLVGNGSLRITTRQEFQFHGVLKQDIAVVIRHLNENLLCTLAACGDVERNVLACPAPIKDRKHEQINEDAQLWASHVAPRATTYWDIWMDGEKIESLPPAGSPLVKQPGDDAVEPILGKTYLPRKFKTAFAFPDDNCTDVYANDLGFLAVVEGEKIVGYNVLVGGGLGTSPSASKTFPFLALEMGYIPRKDVREVGEAVVRVFRDFGDRTDRKRARIKYLVADWGMPAFRAKVEEYLGRKLEDPRDVHVTDVDDHMGWHEQGDGKLFLGIPVQNGRIKDEGNLRLASGLKAFFEKYGTPGRLTCQQKVLLMDLEPAWKNEINAWLEEYGIADVQRVSTVRRWSMACPALPTCGLAVTDAERALPSVIDMIEAELSRQGLEDERFTVRMTGCPNGCARPYNADIGLVGRSAKLGPDGLPGPGTYTVFLGGRTTGDRLNVEYKDYVPHDQIVTELAPIFARFKVERLDGEGFGDFCHRVGVAAEAEATATASH from the coding sequence ATGTCCGAGGCGAACGGAGGAAGCCAGAAGCCCAAACTCTCCAAGAATGAGGGGCTGAAGGCGGCGAGCGGATACCTCAAGCAGATTCTGGCCGAAGAGATCCACAACGATCAGCCGTCGTTCTCCGACGACGCCGGCCAGATCCTCAAGTTCCACGGCTCGTACATGCAGGACGACCGGGATCAAAGGCCGCGGCTGAAGCGGGAAAAGAAGGAATACGCCTACTCGGTGATGATCCGGGTCCGGATGGTCGGCGGTCGGATGACGGCCCACCAGTATCTCGTCTGCGACGAGATCCGCCGGCTCGTCGGGAACGGCTCGCTCCGAATCACGACCCGGCAGGAGTTTCAGTTCCACGGCGTCCTGAAGCAGGACATCGCGGTGGTGATCCGCCACCTCAACGAGAATCTCCTCTGCACGCTCGCGGCCTGCGGCGACGTCGAGCGGAACGTCCTGGCTTGCCCCGCGCCGATCAAGGATCGCAAGCACGAGCAGATCAACGAGGACGCCCAGCTCTGGGCGTCTCACGTGGCGCCTCGGGCGACCACGTACTGGGACATCTGGATGGACGGCGAGAAGATCGAGAGCCTGCCCCCGGCTGGATCGCCGCTCGTCAAGCAGCCCGGAGACGACGCCGTCGAGCCGATTCTGGGCAAGACGTACCTCCCTCGTAAGTTCAAGACGGCCTTCGCTTTCCCTGACGACAATTGCACCGACGTCTACGCCAACGACCTGGGCTTCCTGGCCGTCGTCGAAGGCGAAAAGATCGTCGGCTACAACGTGCTCGTCGGGGGCGGCCTGGGGACTTCCCCCAGCGCATCGAAGACCTTCCCGTTCCTCGCCCTGGAGATGGGCTACATCCCTCGGAAGGACGTCCGCGAGGTCGGCGAGGCCGTCGTCCGCGTTTTCCGAGACTTCGGCGACCGCACCGATCGTAAGCGGGCCCGAATCAAGTACCTTGTCGCCGACTGGGGTATGCCCGCATTCCGAGCCAAGGTTGAGGAATACCTGGGCCGGAAGCTTGAGGACCCCCGCGACGTCCACGTCACCGACGTCGACGATCACATGGGCTGGCACGAACAGGGCGACGGCAAGCTCTTCCTGGGCATCCCCGTTCAGAATGGCCGAATCAAGGATGAAGGGAACCTTCGGCTGGCCAGCGGCCTGAAGGCCTTCTTCGAGAAGTACGGCACTCCCGGCCGGCTCACCTGCCAGCAGAAGGTTCTGCTGATGGATCTGGAGCCCGCCTGGAAGAACGAGATCAACGCCTGGCTTGAAGAATACGGCATTGCCGACGTCCAGCGCGTCTCCACGGTCCGTCGCTGGTCCATGGCCTGCCCGGCGCTCCCCACCTGCGGCCTGGCCGTGACTGACGCCGAGCGGGCGCTCCCCTCCGTCATCGACATGATCGAGGCTGAACTGTCTCGCCAGGGTCTTGAGGACGAGCGCTTCACGGTCCGCATGACGGGCTGCCCGAACGGCTGTGCCAGGCCCTACAACGCGGACATCGGCCTCGTCGGCCGGTCGGCGAAGCTCGGCCCCGACGGTCTTCCCGGTCCCGGCACGTACACCGTCTTCCTCGGCGGCCGGACGACGGGCGACCGGCTGAACGTCGAATACAAGGATTACGTTCCCCACGACCAGATCGTCACGGAACTCGCCCCGATCTTCGCCCGCTTCAAGGTGGAACGGCTGGACGGCGAGGGGTTCGGCGACTTCTGCCACCGAGTGGGCGTCGCGGCCGAAGCGGAAGCAACCGCGACCGCCAGTCACTGA